The Prevotella melaninogenica genome window below encodes:
- the gldN gene encoding gliding motility protein GldN, with protein sequence MKKIFLIVCTACLALSVSAQPAARRNQQQRQSPANTITTRAQISFPTTAPMEEDVVWRRDIYRELKLTEDANAGLYYPTEPVGSQMNLFTYIFKLMMNGPNRGGIAAYNYRMDGNEIFTDSARVKPLQFLDNYHIFYERTDHGIRLDNSDIPSGEVKGYYLKESAYYDQGTATFHRKVVALCPIMYREDDFGDGEVKYPLFWVRYDDLAPYLAKQTIMTSNLNNAATMSVDDYFTMNLYKGKIYKTTNMLGKTLAQYCPNDSAMAAEQKKIERELVAFEKTIYGDPARRDSLDSISAAKEAEKAPRKVGRSRRTSPSTSGVSRSRRSSSSGSAGVSPARVSVRRERH encoded by the coding sequence ATGAAAAAGATATTTCTCATAGTCTGCACAGCCTGCTTGGCACTCTCTGTAAGTGCGCAGCCTGCTGCACGTCGTAATCAACAACAGCGTCAGTCGCCTGCTAATACGATTACAACACGTGCGCAGATATCCTTCCCTACAACTGCTCCTATGGAGGAAGATGTTGTTTGGCGACGTGATATCTATCGTGAACTCAAACTTACCGAGGATGCTAATGCTGGATTATATTATCCTACTGAACCTGTAGGTTCGCAGATGAATCTCTTTACCTACATCTTCAAGTTGATGATGAATGGTCCTAATCGTGGTGGTATTGCAGCCTATAACTATCGTATGGACGGCAATGAGATATTTACGGATTCTGCTCGAGTTAAGCCTTTGCAGTTCCTTGATAACTATCATATCTTCTACGAACGCACCGATCATGGTATTCGCCTTGACAATAGTGATATCCCTTCGGGTGAGGTGAAAGGCTACTATCTAAAGGAGAGTGCCTATTATGATCAAGGAACAGCAACCTTTCATCGTAAGGTCGTAGCGCTTTGTCCGATTATGTATCGTGAAGATGATTTCGGAGATGGCGAAGTGAAATACCCGCTCTTCTGGGTGCGTTATGATGACTTAGCCCCATACCTTGCTAAGCAAACCATCATGACCAGTAATCTGAATAATGCTGCAACGATGAGTGTAGACGATTATTTCACGATGAATCTCTATAAGGGAAAGATTTACAAGACAACCAATATGCTGGGTAAGACGCTCGCACAATACTGTCCAAATGATTCTGCAATGGCTGCAGAACAGAAGAAGATAGAGCGTGAGTTGGTTGCTTTCGAGAAGACAATCTATGGTGATCCTGCTCGTCGAGATAGCCTTGATAGTATCTCTGCGGCTAAGGAAGCTGAGAAAGCCCCAAGAAAGGTTGGACGTTCTCGTCGCACAAGTCCATCGACAAGTGGTGTTAGTCGCTCTCGTCGTTCATCTTCAAGTGGAAGTGCAGGAGTCTCTCCAGCACGTGTATCGGTCCGCCGCGAGCGTCATTAA
- a CDS encoding IS4 family transposase: protein MNKSTHFIGQPLYVQLLNYFNRDKILSLSQAQGGEHYIKKFDAWHHLVVMLYAVMMRLDSLREIKASLFANVNRFNHLGLKHFPCRSTLSDANKRRDSEIFGSIYMNLYEKYRHELYSDSRNCGQPKWLKNLKIIDSTTISLFSNLVFKGVGRNPKTGKKKGGIKVHTEIFANENVPSDIKFTSAASHDQFALIPERYANEELIAFDRAYINYEKFSELTQRGVIYVTKMKNNLSFERIADTDYQMTTDYGVVRVETILFHKHTKEKDIYHKARKITYQDKTKKGKIRFISLLTNDFQMSAEDIIAIYKRRWQIETLFKQIKQNFPLRYFYGESANAIKIQIWITLIANLLITLVKNKIKRPWSFSGLATMIRILLMSYVAIQSFFEQPHRDWDRLITQVKAPPEELSLF from the coding sequence ATGAACAAAAGTACACATTTTATCGGACAGCCACTATATGTTCAACTGTTAAACTATTTTAATCGTGATAAAATTCTCTCTCTGAGCCAAGCTCAGGGAGGTGAACACTATATAAAGAAGTTTGATGCATGGCATCATCTTGTCGTCATGCTTTATGCAGTAATGATGCGTTTAGACTCTCTGCGTGAGATAAAGGCCTCTCTCTTTGCTAATGTTAATCGCTTTAATCATCTTGGTTTAAAGCATTTTCCTTGTCGAAGTACCTTGTCAGATGCAAACAAACGCCGAGATTCCGAGATATTCGGTTCGATCTATATGAACTTATATGAGAAATATCGCCATGAACTTTACTCGGACAGCCGAAATTGTGGACAGCCCAAATGGCTGAAGAATCTAAAGATAATAGATTCTACGACAATCAGTCTGTTTTCTAACCTGGTCTTTAAAGGAGTAGGACGTAATCCCAAAACTGGTAAGAAGAAGGGTGGAATAAAAGTACATACAGAGATATTTGCCAATGAGAATGTTCCAAGCGATATCAAGTTCACATCTGCAGCTAGTCATGATCAATTTGCACTTATCCCAGAACGATACGCCAATGAGGAACTGATTGCTTTTGACAGAGCCTATATAAACTATGAAAAGTTCTCTGAACTGACTCAAAGAGGCGTTATATATGTAACTAAGATGAAAAATAATCTTAGCTTTGAAAGGATTGCTGATACGGATTACCAGATGACTACAGATTATGGAGTTGTACGCGTAGAAACCATTCTCTTCCATAAGCATACAAAGGAAAAAGATATTTACCATAAAGCAAGAAAAATCACATATCAGGATAAGACCAAGAAAGGGAAAATCAGATTCATATCACTGCTGACCAATGATTTTCAGATGTCGGCAGAAGATATTATAGCTATCTATAAGAGACGATGGCAAATAGAAACCTTATTTAAACAAATAAAACAGAATTTCCCGCTAAGATACTTCTATGGAGAGAGTGCGAATGCTATAAAAATACAAATATGGATTACGCTTATAGCCAATCTGCTTATAACCCTAGTGAAGAACAAAATAAAGAGACCTTGGAGCTTCTCAGGCTTGGCAACAATGATAAGAATTTTACTTATGAGTTATGTCGCAATACAAAGTTTCTTTGAGCAGCCACATAGAGACTGGGATAGATTGATTACCCAAGTAAAAGCCCCACCAGAAGAGTTGTCATTATTCTAG
- a CDS encoding porin family protein: MKKIISLGFLALSFLISVPSHADEPLKFGVKAGLNVSDFYFDSDVFNKSNQIGWFFGPTVKFTLPVVGLGMDASVLYDYRAAKLDYATMTQTVKQQQIAIPVNARYSIGLGSVASVFFFGGPQIAFNIGEKEYQWNMKSTYALKNSNFSVNLGFGVTAFKHLQVSANYNIACGKTGYATWKTATDAAKSVFNKKGSRNNSWQVGIAYFF; this comes from the coding sequence ATGAAGAAAATTATTTCATTGGGTTTCTTAGCCCTATCATTTCTTATTTCTGTTCCTTCCCATGCTGATGAACCATTAAAGTTTGGTGTAAAGGCAGGACTGAATGTGAGTGATTTCTACTTTGATAGTGATGTTTTTAATAAATCTAATCAGATAGGTTGGTTCTTTGGTCCTACTGTGAAGTTTACCTTACCAGTAGTAGGTTTAGGTATGGATGCTTCTGTTCTCTATGACTATCGTGCAGCCAAACTTGATTATGCTACTATGACGCAGACCGTAAAACAACAGCAGATAGCGATTCCTGTGAATGCTCGCTATTCTATTGGATTAGGTAGTGTGGCAAGTGTTTTCTTCTTTGGCGGTCCTCAGATTGCATTTAATATTGGTGAAAAAGAGTATCAGTGGAACATGAAGAGTACCTATGCATTGAAAAATAGTAACTTCAGTGTCAACCTTGGTTTTGGCGTAACGGCTTTTAAACATCTGCAGGTAAGTGCTAACTATAATATAGCTTGTGGTAAAACTGGGTATGCAACCTGGAAGACTGCTACTGATGCAGCGAAGTCTGTCTTTAATAAGAAGGGTAGTCGTAATAACTCATGGCAAGTGGGTATAGCCTATTTCTTCTAA
- the priA gene encoding replication restart helicase PriA — protein MTYANIILPLPLEGYFTYGVPDALASRVTAGVRVSVPLGKSKIYVGIVAEYPVNIPNPSENDAVGGKKITYKNIIDVLDNTPVLLPQQLKLWHWISDYYMSPIGDVYKAALPSGLKEEYGYRPRTELYIRLADNLRHERTLSLMIDSMKRAAKQVEVLMAYLQLAGVDEMAEITPETVLREVTREELMNVTHASVGIIRALQDRKILITYEKEVGRLNSGKPSHPENIKPLNEAQTEAYNQILLQMMSHRVTLLHGVTSSGKTEIYIHLIQKALNEHKQVLYLLPEIALTVQITERLKAVFGDRLGIYHSKYSDAERVEIWHKQLSGSPYDVILGARSAIFLPFHRLGLVIIDEEHEQSFKQQDPAPRYHARSAAIVLAQMYPNAKTLLGTATPSMESYYNAKQGKYGLVELMRRYKDIQLPEIEIVDIKDLYRRKMMTGPFSPRLLSAVREALERGEQSILFQNRRGFAPMVECRQCGWVPKCPDCDVSLTHHKNMNYLSCHYCGYTMKVPDVCPCCESEDIRGRGYGTEKIEDEIRYIFPEARIARMDLDTTRTRNAYERLINDFSTGKNNLLIGTQMISKGLDFDKVSVVGILNADSMLNYPDFRAYEQAFMMMSQVSGRAGRKGRQGLVILQTKSPELPVIQQVVRNDYQSFYSDLLTERLEFHYPPFYRLVYVYLKHRDENTVNSAGLELGSRLREIFSDRVLGPDKPAVARVKTLNIRKIMLKLENGIDYSRVRQYLRGALEAMLKDKRYGALQVYYDVDPL, from the coding sequence ATGACTTACGCTAATATTATTCTCCCCCTTCCTCTTGAAGGCTATTTTACGTATGGTGTACCCGATGCATTGGCATCTCGGGTGACAGCTGGTGTACGAGTGTCTGTGCCTTTGGGAAAGAGTAAGATCTATGTGGGTATTGTTGCGGAATATCCTGTAAATATACCGAATCCATCGGAGAATGATGCTGTAGGCGGAAAGAAGATTACCTATAAGAATATCATAGATGTACTGGATAACACTCCTGTACTCTTACCACAGCAGCTAAAGCTGTGGCATTGGATATCCGATTACTATATGTCGCCAATTGGGGATGTCTATAAGGCTGCATTGCCATCGGGACTGAAAGAGGAATACGGTTATCGACCACGAACAGAACTTTATATCCGATTAGCTGACAACTTACGCCATGAAAGGACGCTCTCACTTATGATTGACTCTATGAAGCGTGCAGCGAAACAAGTAGAAGTCCTTATGGCTTATTTGCAATTGGCAGGTGTCGATGAAATGGCAGAAATTACACCAGAGACAGTACTGCGAGAGGTGACCAGAGAGGAGTTGATGAACGTTACTCATGCTTCTGTTGGTATTATTCGTGCTTTACAGGATAGGAAAATATTGATTACCTATGAGAAGGAGGTCGGTAGATTGAACAGTGGAAAGCCATCACATCCAGAGAATATCAAACCTCTAAATGAGGCACAGACGGAGGCTTACAATCAGATTCTCTTGCAAATGATGTCTCATCGTGTGACACTACTACATGGAGTGACCTCTTCTGGAAAGACGGAAATATACATCCATCTCATTCAGAAAGCCCTTAATGAGCATAAACAGGTGTTATACCTCTTGCCTGAGATTGCCCTAACCGTACAGATAACAGAACGTCTGAAGGCCGTTTTTGGCGATCGATTGGGAATTTATCATAGTAAGTATAGCGATGCGGAGCGTGTGGAAATATGGCATAAGCAGTTGTCTGGTTCGCCTTACGATGTGATTTTAGGTGCAAGAAGTGCTATTTTTCTCCCATTTCATCGATTAGGTCTTGTCATTATAGATGAAGAACATGAGCAGAGTTTTAAGCAACAAGACCCTGCTCCTCGTTATCATGCTCGCTCAGCAGCGATAGTGTTGGCACAGATGTATCCTAATGCAAAGACTCTATTGGGAACAGCTACGCCCTCAATGGAGAGCTATTACAATGCCAAACAAGGTAAGTATGGACTTGTTGAGCTGATGCGTCGTTATAAAGATATTCAACTTCCCGAAATAGAGATTGTTGATATAAAGGATCTTTATCGTCGAAAGATGATGACAGGTCCCTTCTCTCCGCGTCTTCTCTCTGCTGTCCGTGAGGCTTTAGAACGTGGCGAACAATCTATTCTATTTCAGAATCGACGTGGCTTTGCGCCTATGGTGGAGTGTAGGCAGTGCGGATGGGTTCCAAAGTGTCCAGACTGTGACGTATCATTGACGCACCATAAGAATATGAACTACCTCTCTTGCCACTACTGTGGTTATACGATGAAGGTGCCAGATGTTTGCCCTTGTTGTGAAAGTGAGGATATCCGTGGTCGTGGATATGGAACGGAGAAGATTGAAGATGAAATCCGTTATATCTTTCCAGAGGCTCGTATTGCGCGAATGGATCTTGATACAACTCGCACGCGTAATGCTTATGAGCGTTTGATTAATGACTTTTCTACAGGGAAGAATAATCTTCTGATAGGTACGCAGATGATTTCAAAGGGTCTCGATTTTGATAAGGTTTCGGTCGTGGGAATCCTCAATGCAGACTCGATGTTGAATTATCCGGACTTTCGTGCATACGAGCAAGCGTTTATGATGATGAGTCAAGTGAGTGGACGAGCAGGAAGAAAAGGAAGGCAGGGCTTGGTAATTCTGCAGACAAAGAGTCCAGAGTTGCCTGTTATTCAGCAGGTGGTGCGTAATGATTATCAGTCGTTTTATTCCGACTTACTTACCGAGAGGCTGGAATTTCATTATCCTCCATTCTATCGACTTGTCTATGTCTATTTGAAGCATAGGGATGAAAACACGGTAAATTCAGCAGGTTTGGAATTAGGAAGTCGGCTCCGTGAAATCTTCAGTGACCGTGTGTTAGGTCCTGACAAACCTGCTGTAGCTCGAGTGAAGACCTTAAACATTAGAAAGATTATGCTTAAGTTGGAGAATGGTATTGACTATTCTCGTGTTCGTCAGTATCTTCGTGGAGCTTTAGAAGCCATGTTGAAGGATAAGAGATATGGTGCTCTTCAAGTGTATTATGATGTTGATCCACTTTAG
- a CDS encoding membrane protein: protein MKYQKTVLAAALLAMATTTQAGGLLTNTNQSIAFNRNFARVGAIGIDGVYFNPAGVAFLDQGFHLSLNFQNVYQTREITSTFSVPALANTPYEYPFKLNGGNTTDGSKFYQGKASVPILPSFQVAYNKDKWSFQAGFGLTGGGGKAAFNDGLPTFERPVSLLPALINQQLPTFAALLGQQETPATSYSLQSYMSGQQYNFGLQLGVAYKINENLSVFGGARFNYIYNKYQGSITNISANVGGNNQNLYDYFQSKVNALNEKASALQTQAVAAQTQADALRAQADKATDPTTKAQLQAAADQYAVGAQKATAGAKLVRAGADKLESSKEKVKDRYLEVSQRGWGITPILGIDYRTGKWNFAARYEFTTKFNIENNTKRDDTKKYENGVNTPNDIPGILALGTQYEVLKNLRVMAGYNHYFDKDARMDNDKQRFLKHNTQEFLAGVEWDINPSVTVSAGGQRTLYGLGDGKYLTDLSFVTSSYSFGFGAKIKVAKNAHLNIAYFFTNYSNFKKEYDGAVEAGQEQVTQPNGTVTMQPKTLATKNTDIFTRTNKVLGVGLDIDF, encoded by the coding sequence ATGAAGTATCAGAAGACTGTCCTTGCAGCTGCATTACTCGCAATGGCAACAACAACACAAGCCGGAGGATTGCTTACAAACACCAATCAGAGCATCGCATTTAACCGTAACTTTGCACGTGTAGGTGCTATTGGTATTGACGGTGTTTACTTTAACCCTGCTGGTGTAGCTTTCCTTGACCAAGGTTTTCATCTCTCTCTTAACTTCCAGAACGTATATCAGACACGTGAGATAACATCTACTTTCAGTGTGCCTGCATTAGCTAATACTCCTTATGAGTATCCTTTCAAGCTGAATGGTGGCAATACAACTGATGGCAGTAAGTTCTATCAAGGTAAGGCTTCTGTGCCTATCCTCCCATCTTTCCAGGTGGCATATAATAAAGATAAATGGAGTTTTCAAGCTGGATTTGGTTTAACCGGTGGCGGCGGTAAGGCTGCATTCAACGACGGTCTTCCTACATTTGAACGTCCAGTATCGCTCCTCCCTGCACTTATCAACCAGCAGTTGCCTACCTTTGCGGCACTACTTGGACAGCAGGAAACACCTGCAACCAGCTATAGCCTTCAAAGCTATATGAGCGGTCAGCAGTATAACTTCGGTCTCCAACTCGGTGTTGCTTATAAGATTAACGAGAATCTCTCTGTATTTGGTGGTGCTCGTTTCAATTATATCTACAACAAATACCAAGGTAGTATCACCAACATTTCAGCAAATGTGGGTGGAAACAACCAGAATCTCTACGACTATTTCCAATCAAAGGTTAACGCTTTGAACGAAAAGGCAAGTGCATTGCAAACACAGGCTGTTGCTGCACAGACTCAAGCAGATGCCCTTCGTGCACAAGCTGATAAAGCTACCGATCCTACAACAAAGGCTCAGTTACAGGCTGCAGCAGACCAATACGCGGTTGGAGCACAGAAGGCAACAGCTGGTGCAAAGCTCGTTCGCGCAGGTGCAGACAAGTTAGAAAGTAGCAAGGAAAAGGTAAAAGACCGCTATTTAGAGGTTTCTCAGCGCGGATGGGGTATCACTCCAATCCTCGGTATTGACTATCGCACAGGCAAATGGAACTTCGCAGCACGCTATGAGTTTACCACAAAGTTCAATATTGAGAACAACACAAAGCGTGATGACACCAAAAAGTATGAGAATGGCGTGAACACACCAAACGATATTCCTGGTATTCTTGCACTCGGTACACAGTATGAAGTACTGAAGAACCTCCGTGTTATGGCAGGATATAACCACTATTTCGATAAGGATGCACGCATGGACAATGATAAGCAGCGTTTCCTTAAGCATAACACACAAGAGTTCCTTGCTGGTGTTGAGTGGGATATCAACCCTTCAGTGACAGTCAGCGCAGGTGGCCAGCGTACGCTCTACGGTCTTGGTGATGGTAAATACCTGACCGATCTTAGCTTCGTAACAAGCAGTTACAGCTTCGGTTTCGGTGCAAAGATTAAGGTTGCAAAGAACGCTCATCTCAATATTGCTTACTTCTTTACCAACTATTCAAACTTCAAGAAGGAATACGACGGTGCTGTCGAAGCAGGTCAGGAGCAGGTGACACAGCCAAATGGTACTGTAACTATGCAGCCTAAGACTCTCGCAACCAAAAACACCGATATCTTCACTCGTACCAATAAGGTACTCGGTGTAGGACTTGATATTGATTTCTAA
- a CDS encoding HD family phosphohydrolase, with translation MIRFKNISNPYWRNMVSRVALIIVAVVLIVLFLPRTQGKLFHYDEGKPWMYGQLIAKFDFPIFKTDAALKVEKDSITKHFQPYYNINQTVEQKKIEQFKQAYKDGIPGLSKDYIDAIAHRLHEIYEAGVIDPQQYSTLAKDSNHYIRVVTGKQAVSVPINKTYSTLGAYEQLFMDPLLGPKRSVLQQCNLNDYIEANLVYDKDRSETEMNDMLSLIPQASGMVLEGQRIIDRGDIVDAKTYRVLNSFEQAMEKRKATEDEITSTFIGQTIYVLIFICLFTLYLALFRKDYFNKPRSISLLYVMIVIYPILTSLMMEHNILSVYILPFSMAPIFFRVFMDSRTSFIGHMTMVLICAVAVKYQYEFIIVQFVAGLVAIYSLRELSKRSQIFLTALLVTIASAAVYLSLQLIQADDFSKLDRTMYYHFAVNGFFLLFTYPLMLVIEKTFGFVSTVTMFELSNTNNELLRRLSEVAPGTFQHSITVGNLATEIASRIGAKSQLVRTGALYHDIGKMLNPAFFTENQAGINPHDKLNDLESARIIISHVTEGLKLAEKYNLPREIKEFITTHHGAGLAKYFYIHYKNEHPDEKVNEDLFRYPGPNPFTREQAILMMSDTVEAASRSLQEYTEESISGLVNRLIDGQVADGNFTDCPITFRDITAAKAVLIERLKAMYHTRIQYPQLKA, from the coding sequence ATGATAAGATTCAAAAACATAAGCAACCCCTATTGGCGGAATATGGTCTCAAGAGTAGCCTTGATCATCGTTGCCGTCGTTTTGATAGTGCTATTTTTACCCCGTACACAAGGTAAACTTTTCCATTATGACGAAGGAAAACCATGGATGTACGGACAGTTGATTGCTAAGTTCGACTTCCCTATCTTTAAGACTGATGCTGCGTTGAAGGTTGAGAAAGACTCTATCACAAAGCATTTCCAACCTTATTACAACATTAACCAAACGGTTGAACAGAAGAAGATTGAACAGTTTAAGCAGGCATACAAGGATGGTATACCAGGCTTGTCAAAAGACTATATCGATGCGATTGCCCACCGGCTACACGAAATCTATGAGGCTGGAGTCATTGATCCACAACAGTACTCTACACTTGCCAAGGACAGTAACCATTATATCCGTGTCGTAACTGGTAAGCAAGCAGTGAGTGTACCTATTAATAAGACCTACTCTACTCTCGGTGCCTATGAGCAGCTTTTCATGGACCCTTTGTTAGGTCCGAAGCGTTCCGTACTTCAGCAATGTAATCTTAACGACTACATAGAGGCAAACCTTGTCTATGACAAAGACCGTAGTGAGACGGAGATGAACGACATGCTAAGTCTTATTCCGCAGGCTTCAGGTATGGTACTGGAGGGACAACGCATCATCGACCGTGGTGACATTGTCGATGCAAAGACCTATCGTGTGCTTAATTCCTTTGAACAAGCAATGGAGAAGCGCAAGGCTACTGAAGACGAGATAACATCTACCTTCATCGGACAAACCATCTACGTCCTAATCTTCATTTGCCTTTTCACACTCTACTTGGCACTTTTCAGAAAAGATTATTTTAATAAACCACGTTCCATCTCACTACTTTATGTGATGATAGTCATCTATCCTATCCTCACATCCTTAATGATGGAGCATAACATTCTGAGTGTGTATATCCTTCCATTCAGTATGGCTCCGATATTCTTCCGTGTGTTTATGGACTCACGAACATCCTTCATAGGACACATGACAATGGTACTTATCTGTGCGGTGGCTGTCAAATATCAATACGAATTCATTATCGTACAGTTTGTTGCTGGCCTCGTGGCGATTTATTCTTTGCGCGAATTATCAAAGAGAAGTCAAATCTTCCTTACCGCACTCCTTGTCACAATTGCTTCAGCAGCAGTGTACTTATCACTCCAACTCATACAGGCAGACGATTTCTCGAAGCTTGATCGCACCATGTATTACCACTTTGCTGTCAATGGCTTCTTCCTTCTCTTTACCTATCCACTGATGTTGGTCATCGAGAAGACTTTCGGCTTCGTATCCACCGTAACAATGTTTGAGTTGTCAAACACAAACAATGAACTGCTACGCCGACTCAGTGAGGTTGCTCCTGGTACCTTCCAGCACTCTATCACGGTTGGTAATCTTGCCACAGAAATAGCCAGTAGAATCGGTGCAAAGAGCCAGTTGGTACGTACTGGTGCGCTCTATCATGACATTGGCAAGATGCTCAACCCTGCATTCTTTACCGAGAATCAGGCAGGCATCAACCCACATGACAAGCTAAACGACCTTGAGAGCGCACGTATCATCATCAGCCATGTGACGGAAGGTCTGAAACTTGCAGAAAAATACAACCTCCCACGTGAGATTAAGGAGTTTATTACCACCCATCATGGTGCTGGACTTGCTAAGTATTTCTACATACACTACAAGAATGAACATCCAGATGAGAAGGTCAACGAAGACTTATTCCGTTACCCTGGACCAAATCCTTTCACACGCGAACAGGCTATTCTTATGATGAGTGATACCGTCGAGGCTGCTTCACGTTCTCTACAGGAATACACCGAAGAGAGTATCAGTGGATTAGTAAACCGACTCATTGATGGTCAAGTTGCTGATGGAAACTTCACGGATTGTCCTATCACATTCCGTGACATCACCGCTGCTAAGGCTGTACTTATCGAACGTCTGAAAGCGATGTATCATACTCGTATTCAGTACCCACAGTTGAAAGCATAG